One window from the genome of Cucumis melo cultivar AY chromosome 12, USDA_Cmelo_AY_1.0, whole genome shotgun sequence encodes:
- the LOC103500657 gene encoding uncharacterized protein LOC103500657, which translates to MDYSLAALKLLCRQLKDARGTPSHATATLSGILFQRAWLQGILVSVDKENGKLILDDGTGTVELSLPRNFLLRPWSLGMYVMVVGAFLFRTNEPPFISVHKIVDLSKSPNREAMWYLEVMEAYKMFYEPLVEEFL; encoded by the exons ATGGACTACAGCCTAGCAGCCTTGAAGCTTCTATGCCGGCAGCTCAAAGACGCCCGCGGAACTCCGTCTCACGCCACCGCCACTCTTAGCGGCATTCTCTTCCAACGCGCCTGGCTTCAG GGGATCTTGGTCTCCGTCGACAAAGAAAATGGTAAATTGATTCTCGACGATGGCACCGGCACCGTCGAGCTCTCCCTCCCTCGCAACTTCCTTCTCCGCCCTTGGAGCCTCG GGATGTACGTGATGGTTGTTGGCGCTTTTCTCTTCCGGACGAATGAACCGCCCTTTATTTCG GTCCACAAGATTGTTGATCTTTCAAAGTCTCCTAATCGAGAGGCAATGTGGTATCTTGAAGTCATGGAAGCATACAAAATGTTCTATGAACCTCTGGTTGAAGAGTTTTTGTAA